The following are encoded in a window of Psilocybe cubensis strain MGC-MH-2018 chromosome 4, whole genome shotgun sequence genomic DNA:
- a CDS encoding Actin-related protein 2/3 complex subunit 3 — MRKQRLRITMPAYHSSLNEEPDVRQVGNMSILPIRTRIRGPAPIADPSQPDIIDETLDLFRANSLFRNFEIKGPADRTLIVLILFISDCLAKLGTARTVPTQIEANKLLNTLSVDTFPIPGDANFPLNAHYAQPSSRAEADYLRQYLTQVRQELAARLVEKLYADGTGKPSKWWMSFQKRRFMNRSLGS; from the exons ATGCGCAAACAACGCCTACGGATAACCATGCCT GCTTACCATTCATCGCTAAATGAAGAGCCTGATGTCAGGCAGGTCGGTAATATGTCCATACTGCCAATTCGGACTCGCATTCGCGGCCCAGCGCCTATAG CTGATCCCTCCCAACCAGATATTATCGACGAAACTCTGGATCTTTTTCGCGCCAATTCTCTGTTCAGAAACTTTGAGATAAAAGGGCCTGCGGATCGTACCCTGATTGTTTTGATTCTCTTTATTTCTGATTGCCTCGCTAAGCTTGGTACCGCACGCACCGTCCCCACCCAGATCGAAGCCAACAAGTTACTGAACACTTTATCTGTGGATACATTTCCAATTCCAGGAGATGCAAATTTCCCTTTAAATGCACACTACGCCCAACCATCCAGTCGCGCGGAGGCCG ATTATCTTCGTCAATATCTGACGCAAGTAAGACAAGAACTTGCAGCCAGACTGGTGGAAAAACTGTACGCCGATGGTACTGGAAAGCCTAGCAAATGGTGGATGTCATTCCAGAAGAGGAGGTTCATGAACAGGAGTTTGGGTTCATAG